DNA from Campylobacter lari:
TAACTCATACTAGGATCATTACTTTTTATCCCCTCTCCATTTTCTCCATGGCAGGCTACGCACTTATTTTGATAAATTTCTTTACCTTTTTTAGGATCTGCTGCTCTTTTTAAAAAGGATATTTTAGGTAATCCTTGTCCTTGTGTTTTTGCTCCTACTTCTATACCTTGAGAAATATAATGCATATAAGCAAGTATGGCTTTCATTTGAGGAGAGTTGTTTGGAAGCCTTTTGCCATTCATGGATCTTTCCATACAGCCATTAATTCTATCTTCTAGAGTGATTATTTTATCCGCTCTTGCATTATATTGTGGAAAGCGTGCATAAATTCCTACAAAACCTGATTGATTTTTTATAGTTCCAGCATTAGCATGACAGCTTGAGCAAGAAAGATTGTTACCTGCATAACGATTTTTAGGATTTTTTGCTTGAGGTCCTATATAGCTTGTGGTGTAATTTAAAATTTTATTACCCAAAATGACTGCTTGAGTATAAGGTGAATTTGGAAGCTTATCTTCAATGATAATACCATTTTCTATAGTATTTGGGACTTTCCATTGTGCACTTTGTAAATGGATACCTGTTTGCTTTTTCGCTTGAAGTTTTGCTTGATCAATGGCAAAAGCAGAACTCATTAAAAAAGATAAAGATAAGACAGAATATACAATTTTTTTCATTTTACCTCCTTGAACTTGTCTTATTTTCATCTTATAACTTGAAATTTAAAAAAATATTAAATATTTTTAATGTAAAAGTATCTTTAAATACTACTATGCCGTTTTTAAAGATAAAAATGATATTATTAATATTTTTTAGAATATGTAATTAATGTTACCTTTTTATACATTTTATCAAAGGAAATTATCAATGAGAAAAAGCATAGCAGAATGGGAAAAACAGGAACTACTTTTACTTTCATTACCCCATAAAAATAGCGATTGGAGTCCTTATTTAGAAGAAATTATGCAAAGCTATGAGGAATTTATTAAAGCTGTGGCAAATTTTCAAAAAGTTTTACTTATTGTTCCAAGTGAAAAAGATTTTCAAAGATTTAAACATATAAAAAATGTAGATTTTTTTAAATGTGATACTAATGAT
Protein-coding regions in this window:
- a CDS encoding c-type cytochrome, whose translation is MKKIVYSVLSLSFLMSSAFAIDQAKLQAKKQTGIHLQSAQWKVPNTIENGIIIEDKLPNSPYTQAVILGNKILNYTTSYIGPQAKNPKNRYAGNNLSCSSCHANAGTIKNQSGFVGIYARFPQYNARADKIITLEDRINGCMERSMNGKRLPNNSPQMKAILAYMHYISQGIEVGAKTQGQGLPKISFLKRAADPKKGKEIYQNKCVACHGENGEGIKSNDPSMSYYIYPALWGNDSYNTGAGMYRLIKAASYIKANMPKDDATLTLEQAYDVAAYINSQPRPIKKNKNKDFPDRDVKPADMDVKPYAKHDKFSIEQHRYGPFEPLYINTK